The genomic window GTATGGCATCGCGGCTCATTGGCATTACGACGAGAACCGCTCCCATTCCCAGGCCAAAGATATTTTCTGGGCCCAGGAATTGGCCGGCATCCAAAAAAATATTCTGGAAAAAATGTCGGATATTGATGAATTAAAACTGGATTTCTTTAAAAACCGGATTTTTGTCTTCACTCCCCAAGGCGATGTTATTGACCTGCCCGAAGACGCCACGCCGATTGATTTTGCCTATCATATCCATACTGACATCGGCAATAAATGCAACGGCGCCAAGGTGAATGACCAGTTGGTAAGTTTGGACACGTCACTTAAAAGCGGCGACGTTGTGGAAATTGTTATGGATAAAAATCGCAAAGGGCCAAGCCAGGACTGGCTCAAAACCGTAAAGACGCACCTGGCCAAATCCAGAATAAAAGCCAGTTTAAAGGGTGAAAAAGCGGGCTGGCTGAAAATCATCCTGCCGGGAAAATAAAAAATCCCCCGATCAGTCAGGGGATTTTTTAACTACTGCACTCTACTTGCAATTATCGGTACTTCTACGTCAATCAAATCTCCGGTCGTAAACCCGGTCAAATATGACTCTGAAACAACATGGATGAAAGATGTTTTGAACCGGTTAGTAGTCATGCCATTGGCGGTAACCTCACGCAGGACATTTCCGGCATCAACATACCAGGTTTTGGTGTCCTTACTGATTAACATGCCCTGGTGGGCAGAACTTGTGGTATCAGTGCCACGATTAATGTAATGTGGCCAGAACGGATCAGAAATAATTTTCACTGTATAGTTTTGGCCGTAAAGAGCGGTGGCATCAGTATCAGTGATTTTAGATAAGGTATTGTTAGGCAAAACGACATACAACTGGTCAGCGGAGGACTTTTTTACCACATATGAGCCGGGGCGGTAATTGACGGCGCCCGGATAGGTTGAAGGCACAGATAAAGCGTCAAAACAAGATTGGCTGATTGATTTGTAGCCGCCATAGCTGTTGTCAACATTCCAACTCTTGAATTCATCTCCGGAGGGAAAATAGAGAACCTGCAAGTTACTATTTAAGGAATAAATAGCTGCTTTACCGGTTACTTTTACCATGTCACCAGCAGAAAGAGCCGGACAGCCGGCGAGGGTGGTGACGGTTGTGGTGGTTGTAGTGGAAGTAGTGGGGGAAACAACCGGTGTACTTGGCGCTGATACCACAATCGGAGCAGGTGTGGAAATATACCCGCCTCCACCGTTTTGGATGTAAAGGGTAAAAATTGAACTGGCGCTGGTGCCGCCGCCCGGAGTCGAGCTATACACCGTCACATCATAAGTACCATGGGTGCCAATATCCCCGGCTGTAACCGTAGATGTTAGTTTGGTTGTGGTGACATAAGTGGTGGTAAAGCTCACTCCGTTTATCTTGATGGTTGAAGAGACGACAAAACCGGTTCCGTTTACAGTGAGGGTAAAAGGTGAGGTGTCGTCAAACCTATATCTGCTCGGAGATAAAGAGGTGATGGCGGGGACGGGGTTGCCGAATTTGGCAATAAACATATCATAGCTTCCGGCATTAGAAGTGCTGTATGCACCCGCTGTTACCGGCAGATTAGTAGAGTATGTATCCCCCAGCAAATACACTACCCTTTCGGAATTAACATACAATCCCCCATTTCCTTCATTCAATGTCCCGCCAAAATAGGTTGACCCCTGCAGAGCAGTCAAACCTAAACTCATTTTAGTTAGAAACGAATCAAATCCGCCTGCCCTTGTAACCTGGTAGGCCCCGGTTGTAGTTGGAAAACCAGTTGATGCTGTAGTGCCGCTTAAATAAACAGTATAGGCATCAACATAAATTTCCGCTGGATCACTCAAACGATCTTCACCGCTCCCTCCAAGATAAGTAGATGCAAGCGCCTGGGTCAGTCCTATATTAAACTTAGTCACAAACACATCACTATCTCCATTTTGCGTAGTGTCATAAGCTCCGCTTGTTGTCGCAAAATCAGTTGAGTATGTCCTGCCGGCCACATACAAACTGTCATAAGTCGGGCTTAGTGTCATCGCCCAAATTCTATCATCGTCGCTTCCCCCTAAAAGCGTTGATGATAACAATGAAGAAAAATCATTATTTAATTTAACTACAAATCCATCGTTATTGCCCGGCCCGACATTGGGAGTTGTATCAAACGCGTCGGTGGTGGTTGGAAATGATGAATCCGTTGTGTTCCCTGCCAAATATACATTGCCAGAACCATCCAAGGCCAACGCGTTAATCCATTCGTCCCCCGTTGCTCCTATATAAGTTGATGTAGCGTGCGTTAAGGCATTGTTAAATTTAACCACAAATCCGTCTTCTGCCCCTCCTCCATAATCAACGCCATATGTTCCGGCCGTAATCGCGATATCATTGGAAGCCGTATACCCGGCTATATAGACATTGCCCGAACTATCAAGTTTTATGTCAGTTACATATTCATTATCTGACCCGCCAAAATATGTTGACGCTAACAGTGATGTAAGATCATTGTCTAGTTTGCTTACGAAACCTTCACCCAAGCCGTTGGTTGAAGTTTGGTATGCTCCGGTTGTGGTTGGAAAAGTTGTGTCCGTATCACCGGCTATAAATATATTTCCGGAACCGTCAATACCCAAATTCCACGCTTCATCCCAGCCGTCTGCTCCTAAAATGGTCATTGCCAACAGAGAGGACAGATCTGAATCCATTTTGATAATCACAATATCCGGCCCTGTGTCTAATTCCGTGTCATAAGCGCCGGTGGTGGTTGGAAAATCAGTAGAATATGTATTGCCCAAGATAAACAGATTCCCATCCGCATCCGCTGTCATAGCAAGAGGAGATTCACCGTCAGTACTACCGCCAAAATATGTTGAAACCAACAGGGTATCCAATTCCGGATCAATCACCAAATTATAATTTTTGTTATATGCACCAACCGTGAATGAGTAACTATTTTTATTAAGTTTGTATTGGATAGAAACATTTACTCTCGTGCCGTTTATATCCTGATAAGCAATCGGTTTGGTAAAATATATCGGTTTGACACCATGGACATCAGCTTGCAATTGACCATCTTTGGTCAGTGATAGTTTATCTGCTCCCTTTATCGTCATTTTAATGTCACTCGGATCTCCGTTGGGATATATGGTATATAGTTTTTCAACATTATTACCATGGGCCTTTAACTTGAGTTCAATATTCGGATAAATTTCTCCAAATAAAACAACATTATAAGCGGCGACATTTGTTTGCCATTTTGATTTGTCCGCGCCGATAAAATAATTAATTTTTGTCTCTGTTTGTTCTTGGCCGGTAATTAAAGGGGTATTTTTAAATTGCGGAATTTCTTTTATGACAGCCCCTTTTTGGTCGGCTTTATTTTGTTTGAGGGAGTATGTAATTGTGCCATTATCAGTTACAAAAACAGTGCCCATAAAGATATTAGCACTGAATTTGACTGAATCATCCTTAATTTGACCTTGATTTTCTACCCAAGGAATGATGACGTTGGTTATCTTTGTTTGTTGGGCAGCAGAAAAATCAGCTGCTTTAGCCGGCATGGTGCCAAAACAAAAAATTGCCGTGAGTATAATTAAACCCACCGTTGCTAATTTTATATTTTTTCCGCTCATATGATTGATGAATTAAAATTTACTCGGAAATTCGTTTTATCAATCGCGCCAATTCTTCTTTTGAGTAATAATCAATCACAATCGTTCCCCGTTCGCCTTTGGCGGTTATGGTCACTTTTGTGCCCAGAGCTAAACGGATTTGTTCTTCCAAATAAAGAAGGTTTGGATCTCTTCTGGTTTTATTCGGGGTTTGTCTGGCCACACTGTGTTCAAGCTCCCGAACCGTAATTTTCTGCCCAAGCATGGAAGCCAGCATGTCCAGCTGTTTTTTCTTGTCGCCCAAACTTAAAAGCGCTCTGGCTTGTCCGGCATTAATTTTTCTCTCAACCAGGGCGGACTTAATTTCCTCTGGTAATTCAAGCAACCGAATTGTGTTGGCGACTGCCGGTCGGCTTTTACCGACTTTATCAGCCACGTCCTGTTGGGTTAGACCGAATTCGTCAACCAATCTTTGGTAGGCAAAGGCCTCTTCAATCGGATCCAAATTCTCGCGATGTACATTTTCAATCAAGGCCACTTCCAATTTATCCCTGTCGGCCAAAACTTTTATCACCGCCGGGATACTGGCCAAGCCGGCAATCTGCGATGCGCGCCAGCGGCGTTCGCCGGCCACCAGTTCATAACCGCCATCAGATTTTTCAGTCACCAAAATCGGCTGAAGAATACCATGCTGTTTAATGGAGTTGGCCAATTCCTTGATTTGGTCATCATTAAAATTGCGTCTGGGTTGGTGTGAATTCGGTGTAATTGAAGTAAGCGGTATATACCAAATTTTTTCCTGGCCATCCGCGCTGATGTTGGTTGTTTGTTTTTGATGAGAGCTCCCGCTTGGGGAAATTAAAGCTCCCAATCCCCTGCCTAAAGCCATATGTTTTATATTACTTGTTCAAATCTTTCAATTAATTCCCTGGCCAATCTCTCATACGCTTTTGAGCCCTTACTGCTTGGGTCATAGTGAAAAATGCTCTGACCGAAACTCGGCGCTTCGGCCAAGCGCACCGTGCGCGGGATTACTGACCGGAAAATATTGTCCGGAAAAAATTTATAAAGTTCGTGCATAATTTCTTCGGACAAACTATTGCGGGAATCATACATGGTTAAAACCGCGCCCAAAACATTTAAATTCGGCTTCAAATTTTCTCTAACCATTTCAATTGTTTTTAAAAGCTGCCCCAAACCTTCCAGAGCATAATATTCGGCCTGTACCGGTATTAAGATATGATCAGCCGCGATTAAGCCATTTAAGGTTAAAATACCCAAAGACGGCGGACAATCTATAATGATATAGTCATAAGCATGCTCGGCTTCTACCAGCACATCGGCCAATTTTCTTTCCCTGCCTTCCATATTAACCAATTCAACATTGGCTCCGGCCAAATCAGGAGTAGCCGGCGCCACGCGCAAACCGGCGTGAGCGGTGTTGTGGACAATATCATGAAGGCGCGACTCCCCGGATAAGGTATGATAAAGCCCTTTTTCCAAATCCTGATATTTTATGCCCAAACCCGAAGTGGCATTGCCCTGCGGGTCCAAATCAACCAATAACACAAATTTGCCGGTTTCAGAGAGAGCTGCAGCCAAATTTACGGCCGTGGTTGTCTTTCCCACTCCACCCTTTTGATTGACTATGGATATTATTCTGGACATAAGTTTAACATATTATAACACACGTTTTAGCTTGACTCAAGGCATTAAAAGTTATAATATTTAGCAGTAAGGGTAGTTTTATCCATAAATTCATACTATGAGAACAAAAATCTGGTTAATGGCAGTGATAATCATTATTTTCGGGATACTAATCGGCGGACTGGTATATTTTTCGCAAAAACTCGCCATGCAAAACAAACAGATCGCCGACTTTCAAAACCAAGTAAATCAGTTAAATACGGAAAAAAACGATCTGCAAACATTGGTTTTGAATTTGCAAAATCAGTTAAATAATCAAAAAACACCCCAACCGCAGAATTTAACTTATACCAATGATAAATATAACTTCACCCTGACATTTCCGTCCTCATGGGTAGGTTATAAAGCGGGGTTTCGGCAGGTAAACTGGGGCACAATCGGCTCGGCCGATTCATATGACTTTGGTTTTGACGCCCAAGATTCAATTTTTAACATTGGCGTAATTTCTCATGCGCAGTGGTCAGCGATCCAGACCCAGGGCGGACCGATTCCAACCTTTGTGGGCTCAAATGCCAACTATGTGTTTGTTTACAGCATGTCCCAATATGCCGCCAATGACACCATGGCCGCGCGCCGCAATGAGGTTGCCGGCATAGTTTCAACTTTTAAATTGAAATAGTATGTTGGATCTTAAACAGCTTCAGGCGGAAGTTCTGGAAAATAAAAAAAACAAAGGATTTAATACTACTGACATACCGCTTGAATTTTGTTTTTTAAATAATGAAGTAACCGAGGCCTTTGAAGCGTGGCTGAAAAAGAAAGATAATTTGGGAGAGGAGTTGGCGGATATCACTATCTATTTGCTGGGTCTGGCTGAAATTTTTAATTTGGATCTGGAAAAAGAACTTCGCAATAAAATGGAGAGGAATAAAAATCGGGAATACAAAATTGTGGATGGGGTACCGATTAGGACTAAAGAGGCATAAAAAATGACTAAAAAAATCCTAAAATGGGGGCTGGCAATAATTAGTTCTCTGTTTTTGTTGCTCATTGCGGCCGTGTATTTTTTAAATTTCCATCCGGCGCCGGCACAAGCTGAAAAAGTAGAATGCCAAACTATCGCTCCAATTTTAAAACCCGGACAAAAACTAAAAATTTTAAGCTGGAACGTTCAATTCATGGCCGGAAAAAATTACGTGTTCTATTATGATCTGCTTGACGGCTC from Patescibacteria group bacterium includes these protein-coding regions:
- a CDS encoding SBBP repeat-containing protein translates to MSGKNIKLATVGLIILTAIFCFGTMPAKAADFSAAQQTKITNVIIPWVENQGQIKDDSVKFSANIFMGTVFVTDNGTITYSLKQNKADQKGAVIKEIPQFKNTPLITGQEQTETKINYFIGADKSKWQTNVAAYNVVLFGEIYPNIELKLKAHGNNVEKLYTIYPNGDPSDIKMTIKGADKLSLTKDGQLQADVHGVKPIYFTKPIAYQDINGTRVNVSIQYKLNKNSYSFTVGAYNKNYNLVIDPELDTLLVSTYFGGSTDGESPLAMTADADGNLFILGNTYSTDFPTTTGAYDTELDTGPDIVIIKMDSDLSSLLAMTILGADGWDEAWNLGIDGSGNIFIAGDTDTTFPTTTGAYQTSTNGLGEGFVSKLDNDLTSLLASTYFGGSDNEYVTDIKLDSSGNVYIAGYTASNDIAITAGTYGVDYGGGAEDGFVVKFNNALTHATSTYIGATGDEWINALALDGSGNVYLAGNTTDSSFPTTTDAFDTTPNVGPGNNDGFVVKLNNDFSSLLSSTLLGGSDDDRIWAMTLSPTYDSLYVAGRTYSTDFATTSGAYDTTQNGDSDVFVTKFNIGLTQALASTYLGGSGEDRLSDPAEIYVDAYTVYLSGTTASTGFPTTTGAYQVTRAGGFDSFLTKMSLGLTALQGSTYFGGTLNEGNGGLYVNSERVVYLLGDTYSTNLPVTAGAYSTSNAGSYDMFIAKFGNPVPAITSLSPSRYRFDDTSPFTLTVNGTGFVVSSTIKINGVSFTTTYVTTTKLTSTVTAGDIGTHGTYDVTVYSSTPGGGTSASSIFTLYIQNGGGGYISTPAPIVVSAPSTPVVSPTTSTTTTTTVTTLAGCPALSAGDMVKVTGKAAIYSLNSNLQVLYFPSGDEFKSWNVDNSYGGYKSISQSCFDALSVPSTYPGAVNYRPGSYVVKKSSADQLYVVLPNNTLSKITDTDATALYGQNYTVKIISDPFWPHYINRGTDTTSSAHQGMLISKDTKTWYVDAGNVLREVTANGMTTNRFKTSFIHVVSESYLTGFTTGDLIDVEVPIIASRVQ
- a CDS encoding ParB/RepB/Spo0J family partition protein — encoded protein: MALGRGLGALISPSGSSHQKQTTNISADGQEKIWYIPLTSITPNSHQPRRNFNDDQIKELANSIKQHGILQPILVTEKSDGGYELVAGERRWRASQIAGLASIPAVIKVLADRDKLEVALIENVHRENLDPIEEAFAYQRLVDEFGLTQQDVADKVGKSRPAVANTIRLLELPEEIKSALVERKINAGQARALLSLGDKKKQLDMLASMLGQKITVRELEHSVARQTPNKTRRDPNLLYLEEQIRLALGTKVTITAKGERGTIVIDYYSKEELARLIKRISE
- a CDS encoding MazG-like family protein, encoding MLDLKQLQAEVLENKKNKGFNTTDIPLEFCFLNNEVTEAFEAWLKKKDNLGEELADITIYLLGLAEIFNLDLEKELRNKMERNKNREYKIVDGVPIRTKEA
- a CDS encoding ParA family protein, with the translated sequence MSRIISIVNQKGGVGKTTTAVNLAAALSETGKFVLLVDLDPQGNATSGLGIKYQDLEKGLYHTLSGESRLHDIVHNTAHAGLRVAPATPDLAGANVELVNMEGRERKLADVLVEAEHAYDYIIIDCPPSLGILTLNGLIAADHILIPVQAEYYALEGLGQLLKTIEMVRENLKPNLNVLGAVLTMYDSRNSLSEEIMHELYKFFPDNIFRSVIPRTVRLAEAPSFGQSIFHYDPSSKGSKAYERLARELIERFEQVI